ACCATTTACCACACCCTCCTTTATGAGGTGGACCATTCCCGGGCCAAAAACCTCGGTGTGGATCCCCAGATCATTATGGTTTTCCAGTTGTTCGGCCACGGCATTGGGCAGGACCCCGATACCCATCTGGATGGTGGCACCATCTGGTACCAGTGCAGATATTTTTTTGCCAATTATATCTGCCTCGGGCTTTTTATCTCCGCAGGGAAAGTCAGGGATAGCCATATGATTTTCAACCACGGCATCCACTTCTGAAATGTGGATCAGGGAATCCCCAAAAACCCGGGGCATGTTACGGTTCACCTCCACAATCAAAACCCTTGATGCCCGGGCAGCAGTGGATGTGAAGTCGTTGGCAGTTCCGAAGGAGAAATATCCAGCATCATCCATGGGTGAAACCGTGGTTATGCACACATCCACACCAATAAACTGCTCCAGAAGTCGGGGTATCTGGTGGAGGTGATTGGGAACGTAATAGTTAAGTCCTGTGCTTACCAGTCCCCGGGTTCCGGAGTCCACGAATCCACTGTAGGCTTCCACACAGTCAACCAGGTCAGGTGACAGGATGGTGGAACAGACACTATCCAGGGGGAGTACACTGAACATTTTAATTTTTTCAAGGTCTCCCTCACGGAGACGTTCCGCCACGGCACGAAGAAGAGCTGGGGGCTCGGCCATGGTAAGACCGTGCACCAACATATCCCCCTTCCTAATTAGTTTAACTGCTTCTTCTGGATTGGTTAATTTCCTCCGGTACTCTTTTCTATACACTTATGAACC
This DNA window, taken from Methanobacterium subterraneum, encodes the following:
- a CDS encoding acetyl-CoA hydrolase/transferase family protein — translated: MYRKEYRRKLTNPEEAVKLIRKGDMLVHGLTMAEPPALLRAVAERLREGDLEKIKMFSVLPLDSVCSTILSPDLVDCVEAYSGFVDSGTRGLVSTGLNYYVPNHLHQIPRLLEQFIGVDVCITTVSPMDDAGYFSFGTANDFTSTAARASRVLIVEVNRNMPRVFGDSLIHISEVDAVVENHMAIPDFPCGDKKPEADIIGKKISALVPDGATIQMGIGVLPNAVAEQLENHNDLGIHTEVFGPGMVHLIKEGVVNGEKKTLHPRKHVFTVAQGDQEMLEFMNQNPAMESYPCSYVNSPAVIAKNDCMISINSLIQVDLLGQCNAEYLAGHQYSGTGGQLDFVRGAFDSHEGKSILAFYSTARNGTISRVVDHLDPGAMVTTPRMDTHYLVTEYGVANLKGKSTRERAQEIISIAHPQFRDELYRRAEEMYLV